The genomic window GGTTCGGCAGACCACGGCTGTTGCGGCAGCAGAAAATGTCCAGCCGCTTGGGCGAAGACGGAAAGGTTTGGGTTCTCGATCTGCTCGACGCGAGCCAGGACGGATGCCTCGTACCACCGCCCGGATTCCAGTTCGAGGTCCGCCCGCCACCAGCCGAACGCCCGCCGGTCTCCGTTTCCGGAAAGCACCAGCCGCGCCGGCCCGTCGCCGTCGCGCCGCTGTTCGTGTCGCGGGGCCAACTCCGGCCGCGGCGCACCAAACGTCCACGCATCCGAACTCATGTCGGCCACCCGATTCGCCGTCGAAGCATCGCTCATGGTCCACGGTCTCCTTGGGGCTGCTCTTGCAGACCATTAGGACGCGCGGCGGGAATGATGTCAAGATGGGCGCCGGCGAAGACCGCCATCTTACTGGAGCGTGTGTTTCCACCAGACCCAGAAGCCGTCACCGGCGTTGAAGTGGGGCTCCAGGCCCTCATTGTGATGCTCGACCCGGCCGTCCACGCACAGGACGCTGCAGCCGATCCGGCCGTTGAGCCAGTGGTTGGTCTGGTGCGGCCAGGTGCGGCACTGGTCGGTCATCACGACCGACCAGCCTTCCGACTGGTCCACCCGCCACGGCGATCGGTAGCCGTTGAGGAACCAGGTGTCGAGCCACCACGGGTAGCCGGCCAGGTAGGTATAGCCGATGATCGAGTAGGGGCCGCCGGGCTGCGTTTCCCAATACGTCCAATAGGCCCGGCTCTCGGGTTTGAGCGGGCAGTAGAAGAGCTCCTGCGTCGCCTTGTACTGGTCCATCACGATCTGGTTGAATTGCGGGAACCGCACGACCTCCGGGCTCTTCCAGTCGCCGCCTTCGCGGTAGAAGTAGAGGTACCAGCCGTTGTTGTCGTCGGTGTACATCTGGTGGATCAGGCCCCACTGGCGCAGTTGGCTCTGGCAGCCGGCGACTCTGGCCTGATCGCGTGCGGCCTGCAGGGCCGGGAGCAGGATGGCCACCAGCACGGCGATGATCGCGATGACCACGAGGAGTTCGATGAGGGTGAATGCGCGGG from Phycisphaerae bacterium includes these protein-coding regions:
- a CDS encoding type II secretion system protein; the protein is MDRKRRVSNLRGEQTVRPHNARAFTLIELLVVIAIIAVLVAILLPALQAARDQARVAGCQSQLRQWGLIHQMYTDDNNGWYLYFYREGGDWKSPEVVRFPQFNQIVMDQYKATQELFYCPLKPESRAYWTYWETQPGGPYSIIGYTYLAGYPWWLDTWFLNGYRSPWRVDQSEGWSVVMTDQCRTWPHQTNHWLNGRIGCSVLCVDGRVEHHNEGLEPHFNAGDGFWVWWKHTLQ